One stretch of Dehalogenimonas sp. THU2 DNA includes these proteins:
- a CDS encoding DNA translocase FtsK — protein sequence MSNNKNLKPKPNNNKSKPAAVKTVARKPVKTAKPARKVTPRANHNSPPGKPVNLSWLGWTVFIGGLIGLIFWQRERIDTFINQLFSGTAAVFGWGLLLVILGIIIAVAVFKREAVLEFARKTTFIFWYRWLGAATLILAVWGLLALGGAGGSVGLALIGSDLGTGGWLRVIGLFVLSFVLMAPAVAFASVKWLAGIVSRPFRVDKEPPQTESFRPYPPAATDGTRQPPLRQASISDKFRLNRSKPPFPEAATAIPASVLVSGAGQSPAAAATPAPDTEEPETESKTDKADRAEGRDLKQVAQDVWRKYGETATMLTSDGWRLPPVEILDYTPEIEYGEADNQLRARLIEDALRSYGVDGSVVQINAGPTVTQFGVEPGWDRRTKELKEKDKDGNVVTRQVETGRTRVKVDRISSLANDLSLALAAPSIRIEAPIPGKSLVGIEVPNTLLGSVSMRTVIETTAFQKLKAKAPLALALGKGAGGEAVVGDLAKMPHLLIAGATGSGKTVCLNAIICCILMNNTPSEVKFIMIDPKRVELTPYNSMPHLAAPVIVDVDKAIGALKWLAGEMDRRYKQMASVAARNIDAYHKKPGVERMPYLVLVIDELADLMMAGFDDVEHLLCRLAQMARAVGIHLVVATQRPSVDVITGLIKANFPTRISFAVTSQVDSRTILDAVGAEKLLGRGDMLYMPTDAAKPKRLQGCYVSDLETERLVYFWNGQQPEAQAPMLKVEELAAATQMVTGGSDKKQQQDSLFETAMNLAQETGTISASFLQRKLHIGYPRAARLADEVKEALGQDLDDGGAEVPEDD from the coding sequence ATGTCAAATAACAAGAACCTCAAACCCAAACCGAATAATAATAAATCCAAGCCCGCGGCGGTCAAGACCGTAGCCCGTAAGCCGGTCAAAACGGCCAAACCTGCACGGAAAGTAACACCGCGCGCCAACCACAACTCCCCGCCCGGAAAACCGGTGAATCTAAGCTGGCTGGGCTGGACGGTGTTTATCGGCGGCCTGATCGGCCTGATCTTCTGGCAGCGGGAACGCATCGACACTTTTATCAACCAGCTCTTTTCCGGTACCGCCGCCGTCTTCGGCTGGGGGTTGCTGCTGGTCATCCTTGGCATCATCATCGCCGTTGCCGTTTTCAAACGCGAGGCGGTGCTGGAGTTTGCCCGTAAGACCACCTTCATCTTCTGGTACCGCTGGCTGGGCGCGGCGACACTGATACTGGCTGTCTGGGGTCTCCTGGCGCTGGGCGGCGCCGGCGGCAGCGTCGGGCTGGCCCTTATCGGCTCGGACCTCGGCACCGGCGGCTGGCTGCGGGTGATTGGCCTGTTCGTCCTGTCGTTCGTCCTCATGGCCCCGGCCGTTGCCTTCGCGTCGGTCAAGTGGCTGGCGGGTATCGTCAGCCGTCCCTTCCGTGTCGATAAAGAACCGCCGCAGACGGAGAGCTTCCGACCCTACCCCCCGGCGGCTACCGATGGAACCAGGCAGCCTCCCCTGCGCCAGGCTTCGATAAGTGATAAATTCCGGCTTAACCGGTCCAAGCCGCCGTTCCCGGAAGCCGCCACCGCCATCCCGGCCTCCGTGCTGGTTTCCGGCGCCGGCCAGTCCCCTGCGGCTGCGGCGACACCGGCACCCGATACCGAAGAACCGGAGACCGAATCCAAAACCGACAAAGCCGACCGCGCCGAGGGCCGCGACCTGAAACAGGTAGCCCAGGATGTCTGGCGCAAATACGGCGAGACCGCCACGATGCTCACCTCCGACGGTTGGCGGCTGCCTCCGGTGGAGATACTGGATTACACACCGGAGATAGAATACGGCGAAGCGGACAATCAACTCCGCGCCCGCCTCATTGAGGACGCTCTGCGCAGCTACGGTGTGGACGGCTCGGTGGTTCAGATTAACGCCGGCCCCACCGTCACCCAGTTCGGCGTGGAACCGGGCTGGGACCGTCGCACCAAGGAACTCAAAGAAAAAGACAAGGACGGCAACGTCGTCACCCGCCAGGTGGAGACCGGCCGCACCCGGGTCAAGGTGGACCGCATTTCCTCACTGGCCAACGACCTGTCTCTGGCCCTGGCCGCGCCCTCTATCCGCATCGAGGCGCCGATCCCGGGCAAATCCCTGGTCGGCATCGAGGTACCCAATACCCTGCTGGGCAGCGTCAGCATGAGGACAGTCATAGAGACCACCGCCTTCCAGAAGCTCAAAGCCAAAGCGCCCCTGGCACTGGCTCTTGGCAAGGGCGCGGGCGGTGAAGCCGTGGTCGGTGACCTGGCCAAGATGCCGCACCTGCTCATCGCCGGCGCCACCGGCTCCGGCAAGACGGTCTGCCTGAACGCCATTATCTGCTGCATCCTGATGAACAACACGCCGTCCGAGGTCAAGTTCATCATGATCGACCCCAAGCGGGTGGAGCTTACCCCCTACAATTCCATGCCCCACCTGGCGGCACCGGTCATCGTGGACGTAGATAAGGCCATCGGCGCGCTGAAGTGGCTGGCCGGTGAGATGGACCGCCGCTACAAGCAGATGGCCTCGGTGGCGGCGCGCAATATCGACGCCTATCACAAGAAACCCGGAGTGGAGCGGATGCCGTACCTGGTGCTGGTCATCGATGAATTGGCCGACCTGATGATGGCCGGTTTCGACGATGTGGAGCACCTGCTCTGCCGCCTGGCGCAGATGGCCCGCGCCGTGGGCATTCACCTCGTCGTGGCTACACAGCGTCCTTCGGTCGATGTCATTACCGGCCTGATCAAAGCCAACTTCCCCACCCGCATCAGCTTTGCCGTGACCTCCCAGGTGGATTCCCGCACCATCCTCGATGCCGTAGGCGCCGAAAAACTGCTCGGCCGCGGCGATATGCTCTACATGCCCACCGACGCCGCCAAGCCCAAGCGTTTGCAGGGCTGCTACGTCTCCGACCTGGAGACCGAGCGACTGGTCTATTTCTGGAACGGTCAACAACCGGAAGCCCAGGCACCTATGCTCAAGGTGGAAGAACTGGCCGCAGCCACTCAGATGGTCACCGGCGGCT
- the ruvA gene encoding Holliday junction branch migration protein RuvA, with protein sequence MISSLRGKVELLGADWAVVGVGGIGYKVFMSTATLSQIQNASEVKLFTHLQVREDALTLYGFTTFEELGIFETMLDVSGIGAKLALGLLSAFRAGDLATIIATGNVDMLCTVPGVGKKTAARIVLELKDKISKNWAATPLGTAGAADGEVLAVLTSLGYTGAEAARAVVNLPKDVDLSLEDKIKMALAGLGGG encoded by the coding sequence ATGATCTCAAGTCTCAGGGGTAAAGTGGAACTGCTGGGCGCGGACTGGGCGGTGGTAGGCGTGGGGGGGATCGGTTACAAGGTGTTCATGTCCACGGCCACGTTGTCGCAGATACAGAACGCGTCTGAGGTGAAGCTGTTCACTCACCTGCAGGTCAGGGAAGACGCGCTGACGCTTTATGGTTTTACCACTTTTGAAGAACTTGGGATATTTGAGACCATGCTGGATGTCTCCGGCATCGGCGCTAAGCTGGCGCTGGGGTTGTTGTCCGCCTTCAGAGCCGGGGATCTGGCCACCATCATCGCTACCGGCAACGTGGACATGCTATGCACCGTACCGGGTGTGGGAAAGAAAACGGCGGCGCGTATCGTCCTGGAACTCAAGGACAAGATATCCAAAAACTGGGCGGCGACACCGCTGGGAACTGCCGGGGCGGCTGACGGTGAGGTGCTGGCGGTGTTGACCTCCCTCGGTTATACAGGCGCTGAGGCGGCCAGGGCGGTGGTCAATCTGCCGAAGGATGTCGACTTATCGCTCGAAGACAAGATAAAGATGGCATTGGCGGGGCTGGGCGGGGGGTAG
- a CDS encoding four helix bundle protein gives MASFERFEDIEAWKRARHLSKAVYDVSNSNAFARDYGLRDQIRRAVVSIMSNIAEGFERGGNREFIQYLFIARGSAAEVQAQLYIALDAEYITQEQFTQLYDMGSDITRIITGLIRYLKTC, from the coding sequence ATGGCTAGTTTCGAGAGGTTTGAAGATATTGAAGCTTGGAAAAGGGCTCGTCACCTTTCCAAAGCTGTTTATGATGTTTCGAATAGCAATGCCTTTGCCAGGGATTATGGCCTGCGCGACCAGATACGAAGAGCTGTTGTTTCCATAATGTCGAATATTGCGGAAGGGTTCGAACGGGGCGGAAATCGTGAATTCATTCAGTATCTGTTCATCGCCAGGGGGTCGGCCGCTGAAGTTCAGGCACAATTATATATCGCTTTGGACGCGGAGTATATAACCCAAGAGCAGTTCACACAGCTTTACGATATGGGAAGCGATATTACGCGCATAATAACAGGGTTGATTCGCTATCTGAAAACATGTTAA
- a CDS encoding GyrI-like domain-containing protein — protein MDKLDLKKELKHLFNPPQKEPVIVDVPPMNYLMIDGRGQPDGPEAVAAIETLYPVAYTLKFTVKKEQGIDYGVMPLEGLWWSDDMTDFLEGRRDRWQWTYMIMHPEFITAAMVEKAIDEVRRKKNPAAIGKVKFESLAEGKAAQIMHIGPYSEEGPNILKLHAFIHDAGLSFDGQIQKHHEIYLSDPRRTAPDKWKTIIRQPVK, from the coding sequence GTGGATAAACTGGATCTGAAAAAAGAACTAAAACACCTCTTCAATCCGCCGCAAAAGGAGCCGGTTATTGTCGATGTGCCACCGATGAACTATCTGATGATCGACGGCCGGGGCCAGCCAGATGGACCCGAGGCTGTCGCTGCCATCGAAACGCTCTACCCCGTGGCCTACACCCTCAAATTCACGGTCAAAAAAGAACAGGGCATAGATTACGGTGTAATGCCGTTGGAAGGTCTGTGGTGGTCCGACGATATGACCGATTTCCTGGAAGGCCGTCGCGACCGGTGGCAATGGACTTACATGATCATGCATCCGGAGTTCATAACAGCCGCGATGGTCGAAAAAGCCATTGATGAGGTACGGCGCAAGAAAAACCCCGCCGCTATCGGCAAGGTGAAGTTCGAATCACTTGCCGAAGGCAAAGCCGCCCAGATAATGCACATCGGTCCCTACTCCGAGGAAGGCCCGAACATCCTGAAACTGCACGCCTTCATCCACGACGCCGGACTATCGTTCGACGGTCAAATACAAAAACACCACGAAATCTATCTTTCCGACCCCCGCCGGACAGCCCCGGACAAATGGAAAACCATCATCCGTCAACCGGTAAAATAA
- a CDS encoding response regulator transcription factor → MAKTRILIADDHAVLREGMRRLLEQEKDLEVVGEASDGEEAVSFVDELKPDVVLMDIVMPKLTGVEATKLIKKVNPSTCILILTAYSDIRYILGLLEAGASGYLLKSARADEIVGAIRAVRSGESVLDSMATRKLLERVVSLSKEAPEDKGRGQLSPREIEILRLAARGMSNRDIAEKLTLSMRTVKAHLSNIFNKMRCSCRTEAIVKGFREGYVTLEDVPQGIENYEKEKI, encoded by the coding sequence ATGGCCAAAACACGTATTTTGATAGCCGATGATCACGCGGTACTTCGCGAAGGCATGCGCCGGCTCCTGGAACAGGAAAAAGACCTGGAGGTAGTTGGGGAGGCTTCTGACGGCGAAGAAGCGGTCAGTTTCGTCGATGAACTTAAACCGGACGTAGTCCTTATGGACATCGTCATGCCCAAGCTGACCGGCGTCGAGGCTACCAAACTCATCAAGAAGGTCAATCCGTCCACGTGTATCCTGATCCTGACGGCTTATTCCGATATCCGCTATATCCTGGGATTGCTGGAGGCCGGGGCTTCCGGTTATCTGCTCAAGAGCGCCCGCGCCGATGAGATCGTCGGTGCTATCCGGGCTGTCCGCAGCGGCGAATCCGTGCTGGACTCCATGGCCACCCGGAAACTTCTGGAGCGCGTGGTCAGCCTGTCCAAAGAAGCTCCGGAAGATAAGGGGCGCGGGCAACTGTCACCCCGTGAGATCGAGATTCTGCGCCTGGCTGCCCGCGGTATGAGCAACCGCGATATTGCCGAGAAACTGACACTTTCCATGCGCACCGTGAAGGCTCATCTGTCCAATATCTTCAACAAGATGCGCTGCTCCTGCCGTACAGAAGCCATCGTCAAGGGATTCCGCGAGGGTTATGTGACGCTGGAAGACGTACCGCAGGGTATCGAAAATTATGAAAAAGAAAAAATCTAA
- a CDS encoding PAS domain S-box protein, which translates to MKKKKSNLPDQDYRYLFENASDAIWVQDLEGRILYANRAAERLTGYEPETLISKDVLKFLPDAHSHDIAREVRRRLLAGEEFHQPYEQRIVRRDGTVAIWRMATSLVVSEGDIKGFQHIARDVTAERQLQDNMRYYVQEVIRAQEDERKRVARELHDEVSPSLLLLIQRIDAIVSNSRLKLSDGMKQKMEDLRVQTVEALESTRRIAQDLRPRILDDLGLIPALEWMADNLIKKQGIEARVMVKGQEQALSSEVQLLLFRIVQEAPNNIRKHSEASQVEITVTYGVEKTVVSIADNGKGFSLPQRVSDLAAMGKLGLAGMQERAQLIGGHISLKSDPGHGTVVTIEVPNQGNLCEMPSAARELESRLRH; encoded by the coding sequence ATGAAAAAGAAAAAATCTAACCTGCCTGATCAGGATTACCGCTACCTTTTCGAGAACGCCTCTGACGCCATCTGGGTACAGGACCTTGAAGGTCGCATTCTTTACGCCAATCGGGCGGCGGAGCGGCTGACAGGCTACGAGCCCGAAACCCTGATCAGCAAGGACGTCCTTAAATTCTTGCCCGACGCGCATTCTCACGATATCGCCCGGGAGGTGCGGCGGAGGCTTTTAGCCGGTGAGGAATTTCATCAGCCCTACGAGCAGCGTATCGTCCGGCGTGACGGCACCGTGGCAATCTGGCGCATGGCCACCAGCCTGGTGGTCAGCGAAGGCGATATCAAGGGTTTCCAGCATATTGCCCGCGACGTCACCGCCGAGCGCCAGCTCCAGGACAATATGCGCTACTATGTCCAAGAGGTCATCCGGGCCCAGGAGGATGAACGCAAGCGTGTCGCCCGTGAATTGCATGATGAAGTATCGCCGTCGTTATTACTACTGATTCAGCGTATCGATGCCATCGTCTCCAACAGCCGCCTGAAGCTTTCCGACGGTATGAAGCAGAAGATGGAAGACCTCAGGGTGCAGACGGTGGAAGCGTTGGAAAGCACCCGGCGGATCGCCCAGGATCTGCGGCCGCGCATCCTCGATGACCTCGGCCTGATTCCCGCACTTGAGTGGATGGCTGATAATCTCATCAAGAAGCAGGGAATCGAGGCCAGGGTGATGGTCAAGGGGCAGGAGCAGGCGCTGTCCAGTGAGGTTCAACTTCTGCTTTTCCGCATCGTCCAGGAGGCGCCCAACAACATTCGCAAGCATTCGGAAGCGTCACAGGTGGAGATCACGGTGACCTACGGCGTCGAAAAAACTGTCGTGTCTATCGCGGACAACGGCAAGGGTTTCTCGTTGCCGCAACGGGTCAGCGACCTGGCTGCCATGGGTAAGCTGGGACTGGCCGGCATGCAGGAACGAGCGCAATTGATCGGCGGTCATATCAGCTTGAAGAGCGACCCCGGTCACGGCACGGTGGTCACTATCGAGGTGCCCAACCAGGGAAATCTTTGTGAAATGCCGTCCGCGGCGCGGGAATTGGAATCCCGGCTCAGACACTGA
- the hisI gene encoding phosphoribosyl-AMP cyclohydrolase, protein MAVKGKGLKLDDKGLVAAIVQDANTGQVLMLGYMNKESAELTLNTGSVWFYSRSRQELWNKGATSGNKLMVKEVWLDCDNDAILVKAEPMGPTCHTGEVSCFYEPLTLECVAATAA, encoded by the coding sequence GTGGCAGTCAAAGGTAAAGGTCTCAAATTGGATGATAAAGGGCTGGTAGCCGCCATCGTACAGGACGCCAACACCGGTCAGGTGTTGATGCTGGGCTACATGAACAAGGAATCCGCGGAACTCACACTCAACACTGGCAGCGTCTGGTTCTATTCGCGCTCCCGCCAGGAACTCTGGAATAAGGGCGCCACTTCCGGCAACAAGCTCATGGTCAAGGAAGTCTGGCTGGATTGCGACAACGACGCCATACTGGTCAAGGCCGAACCCATGGGCCCCACCTGCCACACCGGCGAGGTAAGCTGCTTTTACGAGCCGCTGACCCTGGAATGCGTCGCCGCCACCGCCGCCTAA
- the hisA gene encoding 1-(5-phosphoribosyl)-5-[(5-phosphoribosylamino)methylideneamino]imidazole-4-carboxamide isomerase, protein MEIIPAIDIRGGRCVRLFQGDYAQETVYSDSPVDVALKWQSMGAQRLHVVDLDGARDGEMVNFDIISQIAQSAVVPVQLGGGIRDMESVRKLLKAGVDRVVLGTAAVENPEFVREACRNFSESIVVSLDARNGKMAVKGWREETGVAVIDFARQMMDLGVRRFVFTDISRDGTLTEPNFTALYELIQAIKTPVIASGGIARLSHLKILKLLGASAAILGKSIYTGAIDLKQALEL, encoded by the coding sequence ATCGAGATCATCCCCGCCATAGACATCCGCGGCGGCCGCTGCGTACGGCTCTTCCAGGGCGATTACGCACAGGAAACCGTCTATTCGGACAGCCCGGTGGACGTGGCCCTTAAGTGGCAATCCATGGGCGCCCAGCGGCTTCATGTGGTTGACCTGGACGGCGCCAGGGACGGCGAGATGGTCAACTTCGATATCATCTCCCAGATCGCTCAATCAGCCGTGGTGCCGGTGCAATTGGGCGGCGGCATCCGGGACATGGAAAGCGTTCGGAAACTGCTTAAAGCCGGCGTCGACCGGGTGGTGCTGGGCACTGCGGCGGTGGAGAACCCGGAATTTGTCCGGGAAGCCTGCCGTAATTTCAGTGAGTCGATAGTCGTTTCTTTAGATGCCCGCAACGGTAAAATGGCGGTCAAAGGCTGGCGGGAAGAGACTGGCGTGGCGGTCATCGATTTCGCGCGGCAGATGATGGATCTGGGTGTCAGGCGTTTCGTCTTCACCGACATCTCCCGTGACGGTACCCTCACCGAACCTAACTTCACCGCGTTGTACGAACTGATTCAGGCCATCAAAACCCCGGTCATCGCCTCCGGCGGCATCGCCAGACTTAGCCATCTTAAAATATTGAAACTCCTCGGCGCCTCCGCCGCCATCCTGGGCAAGTCCATCTACACTGGTGCGATCGATCTGAAGCAGGCGCTGGAATTGTAA